The Haloplanus sp. CK5-1 genome contains a region encoding:
- a CDS encoding helix-turn-helix domain-containing protein has product MSTSDAEHELEDIAVRDTRVSDAIDEPMRTMILDILADETLTASEVHERLSDRGIDRTENTVRHHINELRDAGLVDVVRFEEGRGGTTKYYGANTTVLSYSLPESAEPAIEDMTDAVRPQIETALDTLTDEYDDVIDDITAEMQPCEHCRTQKYETYVLLTVLRRAFVRAHQDGELA; this is encoded by the coding sequence ATGAGCACGTCCGATGCCGAACACGAGCTTGAGGACATCGCCGTTCGAGATACGCGGGTGTCCGATGCTATCGACGAACCGATGCGGACAATGATTCTCGATATACTCGCTGATGAGACGCTAACGGCGAGCGAGGTACACGAGCGTCTCTCCGACCGGGGAATCGACCGGACTGAAAACACGGTTCGTCACCATATCAACGAGCTTCGGGATGCGGGACTCGTTGATGTTGTCAGGTTCGAAGAGGGACGTGGTGGAACGACGAAATACTACGGAGCGAACACGACCGTCCTCTCGTACTCGCTGCCAGAGTCAGCCGAGCCAGCCATCGAAGACATGACCGACGCTGTCCGGCCCCAGATCGAAACAGCACTTGACACGCTGACCGACGAGTACGACGACGTGATCGATGATATCACGGCCGAGATGCAACCCTGCGAACACTGCCGAACCCAAAAATACGAGACGTACGTACTGTTGACAGTCCTCCGACGGGCGTTCGTCCGAGCACATCAAGACGGAGAGCTCGCTTGA
- a CDS encoding heavy metal-associated domain-containing protein — MSETTQFRVMDFDCPSCASTVERALSNQDGVEDVEVHYSTGRVEIDYDDSVADPDTFEQTIENQGYSPQPA, encoded by the coding sequence ATGAGCGAAACGACCCAATTCCGCGTAATGGACTTCGACTGTCCGAGCTGTGCAAGCACCGTCGAACGCGCCCTGTCGAATCAGGACGGCGTCGAAGACGTCGAGGTACACTACTCGACCGGCCGCGTCGAGATCGACTACGACGACAGCGTCGCCGACCCCGATACGTTCGAACAGACCATCGAAAATCAGGGCTACTCGCCCCAGCCCGCATAA